The following DNA comes from Cucumis sativus cultivar 9930 chromosome 7, Cucumber_9930_V3, whole genome shotgun sequence.
CACctcaaacaatattttgaaCTTAAGCCTAAGGTTCACTTTAATATATGGTCACCACATAAactttattaaagaaaaagagaggaaaaaggaaaaattcccaaatactttttctcaaaaaaaagaagaagaagagggaaaatCCTTTGTTTAGTAGTGAAAGACATAGACGTTATACTCCACTACGGCATCGCCGGAGCTGAAATTCAGGGCATGAGTCTTCGCCAGAGCATACCCACGAGCAAATCGGAAAAGCCCGCCGCCGCCGACCACTGGCATCTCTCTCACGGCGGACATAATCGTATTCCGCCCCAAGATGCTCAAATAACTCCCATTATATTTCCCTTCCACAAACGCGAAATTCATTACCATTAAGAGCCCAAATTCCGTTTTCGACGCCCCCGCGTAAAATCCTTGAGCTTTTCCCAGCAATTTTGACCCAATTTCCGGCCGTTCAGTCAGCGGATCATCCGTCATCACCACAGCGCCAAACAGAGTCCGTGAGGCATTGGACGACGGCGGTGGAACGACAATCAGCGCCGTGGGGTTCCGGCCGCTGACGATGTCATGGAAGTAAAAGTGGAGATGACTCAGCTTCTCCCGCCGCCGAATGCCGAGCTTTTCCGG
Coding sequences within:
- the LOC101209578 gene encoding dirigent protein 22, yielding MAPILIPMPSTAVAAATFFSLFLTSLLAASDTVLSPEKLGIRRREKLSHLHFYFHDIVSGRNPTALIVVPPPSSNASRTLFGAVVMTDDPLTERPEIGSKLLGKAQGFYAGASKTEFGLLMVMNFAFVEGKYNGSYLSILGRNTIMSAVREMPVVGGGGLFRFARGYALAKTHALNFSSGDAVVEYNVYVFHY